The sequence ATTGGCAGGGGCAGAAGGACTTGAACCCTCAACCAACGGTTTTGGAGACCGCTACTCTACCAATTGAGCTATACCCCTACAATGCACTCTTTAGCAGACTCGCAAGACATCACTTTGATGCTTTGCATCTTTCTAATTATAGTTTATTTTGTTTCCTTGTGTAAAGTACTCTTACGGCAAAACTTGCAGTATTTGTTTAATTCCAGTCTATCGGGATCATTTTTCTTGTTTTTATTGGATTGATAATTCCGTTGCTTGCATTCACTGCAGGCCAATGTAATT comes from Acetonema longum DSM 6540 and encodes:
- the rpmG gene encoding 50S ribosomal protein L33, whose protein sequence is MRTAITLACSECKQRNYQSNKNKKNDPDRLELNKYCKFCRKSTLHKETK